The window TGGCTCCTCTGGAAGACGCCAGGGCAGGAAACGGGCTGAGGTGGGCAGCTGGGGTGTCCCGCCAGGCCAGCAGGCCTCGGACTTCCTGCACATCACAGCTACCTGCAGCCACGGCTGAGGAGCGTAGGTGGCTAAGGAGCTTAGGTGGCTGTCCCTGGCCAGGAGCAGACTGAGCCCTTAGGGTTGCCAGGGCACAGTGTATGTGCAAGTGCGCCGGCCCTTTCAACCACATCCCAGCCGCCCACGCTAGTAATTGAAATCGCCAGATAGTTCCACACTGCCTACCCCTCGGGGACCCCGTGCCTCCTGAAGTCCACACACGAGGACCCGTTCCAGCCCAAGCCCTCCCTCCCCATGGGTCAGCGTCCACAGCGGTCAGTcccccagccctgcttcctgaACACTGGCAGGGCCCCTCCAGGGAGCCCCCATGGCACTGCTGGCCCCGCTTCCTGCCTGGCCTCAGGGAGCAGAGGGTGGGCACCAGCAAGGACACTGGTGCCAGTGCCTGTCCTCTGCACAGCATGTCCTTGAACTGGGTCTCGGCAGGAGACATGGCGGTGACCCTGTCCACTGCAGGAGGCCAAGCGGCAGCTCAGAGGGCCCGGCACGCCCAGAAGGCGGGCAGCAGGAGGGAAGCCCAGGCAGGACCGGCGCAGTGGTCACTTCAGGGATTAGAAAAATGTCTCTACGCCCCCTCCCCACCCGCAAGCCGGCCTCCCAGGGGCCTGGTGGAGAGGGAGGCTGGCCCTGGTCCTCCCTGGAGGCTGACGAGGCCAGCGGGCCAGGGCCCACTGCCACCAGAATCCAGGACGGTGGAGTGGACTTGGTGTGGGCCTTCAGCGGTCAGCCTGCAGCCTGGGGCTGTGCCCGCTCCCTCCTCCTCTAGTGTGGCCGCGTTCTGAGCCCCGGGTCCCCAGGAGGATGCAGTCGAGCTCACTGAGCTCAGCACATCCCTGGGTCCCTGGAATGGAGGCCCCAGGACCCCTGACCCCTCACTCGACAGGGCCACCGTCCCCGCGGGACCTGCGTTTGGCCCCACTGCCCCCGCCGGCCGCCAGCCCATAGGCGCAGGAGCAGGACGGCGCTCACGCCAGCTCCCCTGCTGCCCTCAGGGCGCCGGGCTCCATCCTGGTCCCTGCCCGGGTCTCAGCTGCAGGTCCCCAGCGCCGCTGCCTCTGCCCCCGGAGGCCACGcgggggtggaggaggggaggtggggtagagggaggaggaggcctcACCCGGACTGTCCCCAGCGCCGGGGCTGAGGGACCCTGAGGGTCACTCAGGCCCCGCCTGCTTCTCCCCAGGTCTCTGGGATGCGCGGGCACCGCTGGTGGGCAGTGAGGCTCCTCTGTCCCAGCCCAGGCCCTCCCGCCACCCCCAGGACACTGCGCTCCTGGGTCCCCACCTCTCGGCCACTCAGCCCCGCACCCAGTGCCAGGGTCTTGTGCCGGGGCCTGGGGTGTGCGCTGCAGAGAGCGCTGGACAGCACAGCCTGGGACGCAGGAGACCCCGGCGCTGGACCCGGGCGTCAGGCACGCGGGGCGGGTCCGCACGGCCCGGTCACGGGTGGCGCGCAGGGGCCTGAGTGGAGCCCAGCCTGCCCGGCCACCTCCTGAGACTTCCTCGTGGCATGGAAGGGCCGCCGAAGCCTCCTCGAGGCCCGCTGCGGGCGCCAGGGTCCCTCGGCTGGCCTAGCCCGTCCCCCAACGCCGGTCAGCGGAAGCCCGGGTCCTCCTCATCTGGGACGAGGCCAGGGACCTGAGCTCTGATCCTGCCGCTCCTGCAGGCCGTCCTCAGGGCAGGGCCAGCACCCGGGGTCCCACCATCCAGCGGGCAGTCCTGAGGGGGCAGCTCCCAGCCGCTCTCCCATGCCTATGCTCTCTCCTGCCACAAGGGGGCGGCAGGGTGCTGAGGACACGGGCTGTGCGCGGTGGCTGGGGGGCCCGGCAGCAGCACGTTAAGATTAGCGCACCTGTCCCTCTgttgctttttcatttcctttttggcaccggggattgaacccaagggggcttgaccactgagccacgtccccagccctttttaacatttttttatttagagacagggcctcgcccagttgcttagggcctcactaagttgctgaggctggctttgaacctgtgatcctcctgcctcagcctccagagctgctgggatgccAGCAAATTCACCTGTTTCCCTTCactgtcttcatctgtaaagtgcgACTAATAACCCACAGGCAGCTGTGGACTCCCCAGGGCCGCGCTGGCCAGGGACCGGCTGCGAGGGGCAGTGCCTCGCGTGCAGTCACGGgcctcccctgctcctcctgggcAAGCAGCACGTGGTGGGCACATGGGGCTTTCTGCTGGGCCCAGTGCCTTTTCTTGTTCAACAAGAAGGTCCTTGAGGTTCGTGTCTGGGGTGGGCATGCACTTTAGAGTCTAGCCAGCCATTTCCCAGCAGGTAAACAGGAGGACAACTCGGGAAAGGAGAGCAGTAGAGCCATCAAAGTCTCCTCTTCCCGCCCCGCTTTTTGCTTTGGCCACCGGGAAGCTCAGAAGCAAAATTCTGATTCAACCTAACAGGGAGGACTCGAGGATGGCACTCACTTTCACCTCGTGTCCCACCCAGGTTGGTGGGTGGTGCCGAGTCGAGGAGGCATCCGAGGCCACAGAGCCACGCGGGCCGTCAAGTGAGGTCGGGTGCTTCTGGGCTAAGCAGTGAGCACTGGGGTCCGCGAGGGAGCCCACTGTGGGCGGCTGGTGGCGGCCACCGCGGGATGAGCAGCCGGCTCTGCTGATGGCCAGGCCTCTGCTTCCTCAAAGCTGTACACTTTCCCTCTGTTTCATGTTTTGAGACATGTGCTTTCTTGTGGGAAAGGCAGGAAATCAAGGAAACAAGCCGACCGGCTTCACCTGGAGTCCCGGCTCTGGGGCAGGACAGGGGGCGGCAGGAGGTCCAGGTGTGGAGAACTGCCCACCAGCCTCAGGTCTCCCCGACCCCAGCGCTGGGCCTGCCCTGCACATCTCTGTCCTGCAGGAGGCGGGTTCAGGTCAGGGCGGGGACGCGGCCTCCTTGACAGGACCAGGCTTGCTGGCACTCCCACCCCATCTCTCGGGGCGACATCTGCCCAAGGCCTGAGGATCTACAGCAGGACGAGTCAGGGGTCGCTCCAGAGGGCTGCAAAAAGGCAGGTTCCTGTCCCCACCCGGGTCTGCCCACCAGAGTCCACTTCCACAAGTGTCCCCAGGACATGACCGGCCCACAGGCTTGGGGCTGGCCGCAGCCAGGAGTGGCGGGAACCTGGGCTGGGGCAGCAGCGCCCCCTGCTGGGCGCTTCGGAAACACCTCCCGTCTTCCGCCTGGGCACCCAGGCTGGGAGACCCCTTCCCCAAagaccccttcctcctcctcctgggacccCAGGGGTCAGAGAAGAGACGACAGCAGGCAAGTGCCCACCAGCTGCCCGCCAGTGTGGCAGCGCCTCCCGGTGGTGTGCCCTGAGGCTGAGCCTGAGCCCCCTCGGGCTGCAGGACGCTGGGCAGGACTTTCTGGGGGCAGCTTCCCCTGGTCTCAGAGGCAGGACCCCAGACGGTGACCTGTCTTAGCACATGAACAACTGCGGCCACTGCCGTCCTGGGCGGCGGCCTGCGTGGTGCAGGGCTGCCCCGGGGACAGCAGCAGGACCTCCACCCTCCAGCAGGCGGCCCTTCCCAGGAAGAAGCCTCCTCGGGCTGGATGGTCGCAAATCCTGTTTAATAGTCAGCCTTCAACGTTCCAGAACGTCCTGCAGAACTGGGCCGCGGCCCCTCCCCGCTCCCGCCAGGAGGCACAGCCCTGCCCGCCCGCTGTCCAGCGGCAGAGGACGGCGGCTCAGAAAGGCCAGCCAGGGTTCTGGGTCAGTCCCTGGAGAACCAGGGCCAGCTCTGCCCATGCCCGTGGGGGCTCCCGCGGCCCTCGTGGCTGGAGGCCCCCCAGCCGGGCTCACCGCACTCGggcaggcctggggcaggagcGCCCAACCTCCCGGCTGCCCCCAGTAAGATGTGAGAAACCAAAGACAGGAGCGTCCAGAGGAAGAAAGCTGACCCACCGGGGACAGTCCCGAGTCCCAGGGTGCCCAGTCCAACCTCCCGCAATTCTTAACACAggcccagggcagcagaggggcagcctgcCCTGCTGGGACTGCAGGAGCCCAGAGAGCCCTCAGCAGAAAGCAGGAGACCAGAGCCACCAGGGCTCAgtaaggaggcagagagggaggccCCGGCCCCGGAAGACCCCGCTGCCAGCCAGCTCAGGCAGGAGGGGGCCTTGGAGGGAGGTGGGGCCGGCCAGAAGGAGCCAGGAGTTGGGCACgctgaggaggtgggaagagcaGCTGCCTCAGTACTTGGGGACCTTGCTGTAGTCTTCAGAATGGATGTGCCGGCACAAGCAGATGGACAGCAGCATCCCCAGGAGCTGTAGGGGAGAGACGGAGGTCAGGGAAGGATGGAGGCCAGAGAGGGATGGAGGTCAGGGAGggatggaggtcagagagggaTGGAGGTCAGGGAGGGATGGAGGCCAGAAAGGGATGGAGGTCAGGGAGGGATGGAGgccagggagggatggagggcAAGGAGGGATGGAGGCCAGAGAGGGATGGAGGCCATGGAAAGATAAGAGGCCAGAGAGGGAGCCCATCCGGCAGCCAGTGGCCGGCCCACTTTCCAGGTCAACACCTAGCTTTCCGCAGCCTGTGCCTCACAGTCACCCTGCAGTGCAGGCCCAACAGGGAGACCCAGAGAGGGTCAGAGCCTTGGCTGAGGTCACAGAGCCAGGCAGGACTCAGGCCACAGGGCCTCTGGAGGCTCGTGGCCACCTGCCCCGCAGGTCTCGGCCTTCCGAGGACATGGGCAGGGCAGAGATGAACCAGGAGGCGGAGCATggggggggcggggcggggcagaCCTCGATGACAGCGACGCCCACGCAGACTCCGAGGACGACGCCCAGGTTCTCCTGCAGCCACGCCTCCACCTTCTCTATGCAGCCCTGCAGGGGGAGCCCCACCGTCACCGCACTGCCCGCCCGCCAGGGGGCCACCCCGCGGCTCTGCCGTCCGGAACCGGAGCCGACTGCCGCGGGAAGGCCGGCGCGGTCGCGGTGGCGCAGGCGCACGCACCTCCTTGTGCACAGGCCAGCGCTCGGGGTCGTTGCCGCCCTCGGTGCCGTTGCTGGGGGCCTGGCAGAAGCCCGTCTGCTGCGAGAGCCCGTCATCCTCCTCCCCGCCGTCCTGGCAGGAGCAGGGGTAGGTGACCTCGGTGCGGTTCATGAGGTCCGCGTTGTCGGTCCAGTTGTAGAAGCTGACCCAGCCGCAGCACTTCACCTGGGCAGCGGGGACAGGCTCCTGGTGACCACCGCGCAGCCGGCGGCCCCTCCCGCAGAGGCTCGGGTCTGCCGCTCACGGGCCCCTGGGGTCCCCGAGGGTCAAAGGGACAGCTGGGCAGGTGGCATGCCCAGGTACCCAGTGGCGGTCGGTCCCAGCTGCCTCCTGCCCTCTCGGGGGGTGAAGTCCCGCCAGCAGCCATtggccagcagggggcgctcGGGCTCGGCTCCTGGGTTTCTGCACCCGAAGGCCTGGgcctccctccctgggcctccctcccgCAGAGCAGGCTGACCCCACAGGGGAGGGGACACCCGCAGGTTCCCGCACCCGAGCAAAACGAGGCGGTCCCCCTCCGCCCCTCTAGGGCACAGCGCAGGGACTCCTTTCCGAGGCCCACCACGAGGCCACGCCCCCGGGGGCCCTGTGGCGGCGCGGGTGCCAGGGAGGCCGGGGCGCGTTGCGCAAGCTCGCCAGCCGCCTCCAGGCGCGCGGGCCAGCTCACCTGCGCCTGCACGTAGTCCCAGGCTTCCTGCAGGCTGTCCTGGCTGCTGGCGTTGTAGTTGCGGATCAGCTGCGTCACCATGTCGCCCATGTCCTGCTTCAGCTGCGGAGGGGAGCGCAGGCTGGGGGTCAGACTCCTGGAACCCCAGCCCGCCTCCGCTCGCACCCCTTAAGCCGCCCCCCAGCAACCTGCTCCTGCGTCCACATGCCCAACCATTTTCTTGACACCTCCTGGGTGCCCATGGGGGTCAGTGCTGGCCTCTCGTGCCCTACTATTTTGCCCGCAGTAACCGCATGGCCTTTTTTTGCCGGggggtggtcctggggattgaactcatccGCACTAGACCCCTGAACCAcgtcccagccctgttttgtattttatttagagacaggatctcactgagttgcttagcgccttgcttttactgaggctggctttgaactcttgatcctcctgcctcagcctcccccaggcTGCTAAATGCACATTTTTCCATGTCACTACTGCAAAGCTTCTGGTGGCCTCCCACCACTCAGGGAAAATGCCAGCGTCCTCTGAATGACCCATGGGCCCTACGCCATTTGCCCCTGCTCTTCCCAGGTGTCTTTGCTCTCTTCTTGCTTCCTCTGCTTCAGTTACACAGGGCTCCTTGCTGTCCTCAGGCTGGGCatgctcctgccccagggcctttgcacttgctgttccctgTGCTGGAAGGCTCTTCCCTAGATGTTAACATGGCTCTGCTAAACGTCACGGCAAAGCGTCAACccttccctatcccccacccgCTTCAGCCACCCTTCCCTGGCCCCCTTATTCTATGGGGTAAGTGTGGGGTGCTGTCTTCAGGCACTGATATTAcatcctcctgcttcctggctctgTCACCCCTCTCCTCTGCTGGACTGTCAGCCGCATAGGGACAGGGTAGCCTCACTAGAGTCCCAAGAGGCTGGAGCAAAGCCGGTCAGAGTCAGGCACAGGGTAGCAGGTGGCACAAACCCACGAGTGGCCACTGCCCTGCCTGCACCCTGCCCCCGCCCAGGATTGACCCTCTTGGAGGCCAGGTGCCAGGACCCGCCTCAGAGGGCAGACGGGAGGAGCTGGGCCCACCTGCCTTCTCCCCTGGACAGGTGCAGCCGCAGAGAAGGGCCCCGAGACTGGACACTGGAGGGGGCAGCCTGGGCCCTGAGAGGGTGGCGGGAcggctcccctcccctcccctcccccgccagcAGGGCTCCACAGAGCCCACCTCTGGCCTGGACTGGTCGCCCACCCTGGTCAGGACTGGTCTCGGCTAAACCGCAGAGAGGACAGACTTCGAGATGAGGCCCAGAGCGGCCCGGGCACCACGTCCACCCGAGGCCGCCCGCACCAGCCTGAGCTGAGGCTCTGCAGGAGCCAGTGGAGTGCGGGCAGCAGCCGAGCAGAGGACAAGCCAGCGGGGCTCCCTCCTGGTCCCTGTCCCAGGCCCAGGCCCCGCACCCCGGGCACCTGGCATAGATAGGCTGACTGTGGCCACTGCTCAGCCGAGGACCCACGGCAGGACCCAGAGAGGCCACACACCCAAGGGGAAGGGCACACTGGCCTTCCCGGTGCCTGAGGCCAGGACCTGGGGCTGAGGCGGTGCCCCTGGGGTGCGGCCTCGGGGGCTGGCCCTGCCCCTCCAAATGACCAGGCAGCGGCCCCAGAAGGCGAGGCCCTGGGCAGGGTCGTTTTACGGTGCAGAGTCCCGCAGCGCCCGCTTCACCCGCTGTGCCCACACGCCCGTGCGGGGCAGTACCTCGACCTGATCCTCCCGCTGACCTACGGCCTAGGTGTCGGCCCTGTTTCCTCTTTACTAACTCACAGGACACAGCCCAGAGAGGCTGTCACTTCTCCGAGGCCACACAGCCAACGTGAAGGAGCTGGGCATGGGTTCAGGCTCGTCTGATTCCAGAAACCACATTTTACCCTTTAGGCTCCATCAGCTCTAAGCCCCGCGGCCTGCCTTGAAGAGGGTCAGGAAGTTCTCGCTGGGACCCCGGGAAGCTAAGGGTCGCCTGCGGACCCTGGGTCTCTGTCCTGAACCGTCTCCAGGGAGCAGACCTCCCTGGGGCCGAGAGGAGGGTCCCGGCTGCCGCTCCCCACCCCCCCGTCCCGCTGCCCACGACCTCAGCTCTGCTCACGCCCAGCGTGGCCCGGGGACCTCCCCAGCCCGGAGACGGTGGCGGGCAGGCTGGCGGTTTCCAGGGGGGCTGAGACGCGCCCAGCCGCAGGGACCCAGGCCGCAGACTGATGCCTCGggatcccaggggcccaggggACCTGTGTGGAGGCCAAGGACATCACCATGGCAACCAGGGTGTGCAGGGACAAGAGGGAGCGGGAGGGACCCGGCCACCCTCGCCCGTCCTGTGGGGCTCTCGCTGTGTCCACGTCCCCCCTGGCGGCCGGCAGGCCCGGTGCTGCCCGGACACTGTGGCACAGCCAGGGGTTCCGAGGACGCGTCCTCAGAGCCTCTTAGGGACGTGGCAGGACACGGACCTGGCGTCCAGCTCCTCTGGGGACCCAAGAGGGGCGCGGGCAAGCGACAGAGGCCTGTTGTGCCCTGGAACCAGCACCCTGGGCACAGGGGCATCTGCACGGGACTGTGGGCTTCCTGGTGGGGGGTCCCGG of the Sciurus carolinensis chromosome 11, mSciCar1.2, whole genome shotgun sequence genome contains:
- the Cd82 gene encoding CD82 antigen, which encodes MGAACVKVTKYFLFLFNLLFFILGAVILGFGVWILADRSSFISVLQTSSSSLKVGAYVFVGVGAVTMLMGFLGCVGAVNEVRCLLGLYFAFLLLLLVAQVAAGTLFYFNVGKLKQDMGDMVTQLIRNYNASSQDSLQEAWDYVQAQVKCCGWVSFYNWTDNADLMNRTEVTYPCSCQDGGEEDDGLSQQTGFCQAPSNGTEGGNDPERWPVHKEGCIEKVEAWLQENLGVVLGVCVGVAVIELLGMLLSICLCRHIHSEDYSKVPKY